The following are from one region of the Quercus robur chromosome 1, dhQueRobu3.1, whole genome shotgun sequence genome:
- the LOC126721300 gene encoding peroxidase 60: protein MKIMKMSSTSAIALCLGFILMSFTGHSYGQLQVGFYRGKCLVDVEAIVTQVVAAKFNEDPTIAPALIRMQFHDCFVKGCDASILLDGNNTEKTAPPNLSVRGFEVIDAAKAAVEAVCPGVVSCADIISMATRDVFALINEGCRYDVQTGRRDGLVSLAQNVDLPSPRISVNDSIAAFARKGLSATDMVYLLGGHTVGVAHCSLFQDRLYNFQNTGKPDPTMNPWLASQLRPICPQNSASSNTVNLDQSSQSSFISKSYYWQILMRRGILQIDQELALDPLTRSTVQGIALFSDFRSKFAQAMVKLGAVEVLTGTQGEIRQSCRAINTN, encoded by the exons ATGAAGATCATGAAAATGTCTAGCACATCTGCTATTGCACTCTGCCTTGGGTTCATCTTGATGAGCTTCACAGGCCATAGTTATGGTCAACTTCAGGTAGGATTTTATAGGGGAAAATGTTTGGTAGATGTTGAGGCAATTGTAACCCAAGTTGTCGCGGCAAAATTCAATGAGGACCCGACTATTGCGCCAGCTCTCATTCGCATGCAATTCCACGATTGCTTTGTTAAA GGATGTGATGCATCGATTCTACTGGATGGGAACAACACCGAGAAAACTGCACCTCCAAATCTAAGTGTGAGGGGCTTTGAAGTTATCGACGCAGCAAAGGCTGCCGTGGAGGCCGTCTGCCCAGGAGTTGTCTCTTGCGCTGATATTATTTCTATGGCTACCAGGGACGTTTTTGCTTTG ATTAACGAAGGATGCCGATACGATGTACAAACGGGGAGAAGAGATGGCTTGGTATCCCTTGCCCAAAACGTTGATCTTCCAAGTCCTAGGATATCAGTGAATGACTCCATTGCTGCATTCGCTAGAAAAGGACTTAGTGCTACAGACATGGTTTATCTTCTTG GTGGTCACACTGTTGGAGTTGCACATTGTTCCCTCTTCCAAGATCGCCTTTACAATTTCCAAAACACTGGGAAACCTGACCCTACCATGAATCCATGGTTAGCCAGTCAGCTAAGACCTATCTGTCCCCAAAACTCAGCAAGCAGCAACACCGTTAATCTTGACCAGAGTTCTCAAAGTTCGTTCATCTCCAAGTCATACTACTGGCAAATCTTAATGCGTAGAGGGATTCTCCAAATTGATCAAGAGCTAGCTTTGGACCCACTAACTAGGAGCACGGTTCAAGGGATAGCTTTATTTTCCGATTTTCGATCTAAATTTGCTCAGGCCATGGTTAAGTTGGGAGCAGTTGAAGTCCTTACTGGCACACAAGGGGAAATAAGGCAATCATGCCGAGCTATTAACACAAATTAG